Genomic window (Mustela erminea isolate mMusErm1 chromosome X, mMusErm1.Pri, whole genome shotgun sequence):
GCAGGTGCTGTGGAGTTGACCAGAATTACTACTTTTGTGACCTTGATCAAGCCCATGAACCTCTTGAACTCCCCATGACCTCGTCTGTAATAGTGAGGGTGAGGATACTTGCCTCAGGGTATGTGAGAACCCATGAAACATGTGTGTGATGGAGGTAATGTAGCGCCCAGCACTTAGGAAGCTCCTGAGAAATGTTAACTTTATTCTTGTTCTGTAGAACTCCTGCTTTCAGGCTATCAGTATTGACAGGACTGCAACAGTGAGTCTGCATTTCATGCAACGAAATTAAAGCAAATGTATTCTAATGTCTCTTTTTCTTAAGGTGCTTACCCCCCTGAAGTGGTACCAGAACATGATAAGGCATCCggtatgtagatttttttttctttgttcccttaAAATATAAGCATGCATTTCAATTCCcctttaaatgaaataacatatctATGCCACACACAGACACTAACGGAAAATCTAGCCTGTAAAAGGTCATATCTGTGTACACAGTCAGAAATTcttgcacaggaaaaaaaaatgaataaatactcaTAGTaataatgacaaagaaaacaTGACTATTTCTCCGGCTGGAAGTCAACGGAGCCAATGGTAAACCTGACTCTTTGTTTCTCACCAGTACCCTTCCTATGGTTACGAACCCATGGGTGGATGGCTGCACCACCAAATCATTCCCGTGCTGTCCCAGCAGAATCCCCCGAACCACGCCCTACAGCCTCATCACCACATCCCCATGATGCCAGCTCAGCAGCCCGTGGTCCCCCAGCAACCAATGATGCCAGTTCCTGGCCAACACTCCATGACTCCAACCCAACACCACCAGCCAAACCTCCCTCTGCCAGCCCAGCAGCCCTTCCAGCCCCAGCCCGTCCAGCCACAGGCTCACCAGCCCATCCAGCCCCAGCCACCCGTGCACCCCATCCAGCCCCTGCCGCCACAGCCACCTCTGCCTCCGATGTTCCCCATACAGCCCCTGCCCCCCATGCTTCCTGACCTGCCTCTGGAAGCCTGGCCAGCAACTGACAAGACCAAGCGGGAGGAAGTGGTGAGTAGCGCTTGAAGCCACTGTGGTGCCTGG
Coding sequences:
- the AMELX gene encoding amelogenin, X isoform isoform X4 gives rise to the protein MGTWILFACLLGAAFAMPLPPHPGHPGYINFSYEVLTPLKWYQNMIRHPYPSYGYEPMGGWLHHQIIPVLSQQNPPNHALQPHHHIPMMPAQQPVVPQQPMMPVPGQHSMTPTQHHQPNLPLPAQQPFQPQPVQPQAHQPIQPQPPVHPIQPLPPQPPLPPMFPIQPLPPMLPDLPLEAWPATDKTKREEVD
- the AMELX gene encoding amelogenin, X isoform isoform X2, whose product is MSIFAKTFFEKCQLLFQGHQDMGTWILFACLLGAAFAMPLPPHPGHPGYINFSYEVLTPLKWYQNMIRHPYPSYGYEPMGGWLHHQIIPVLSQQNPPNHALQPHHHIPMMPAQQPVVPQQPMMPVPGQHSMTPTQHHQPNLPLPAQQPFQPQPVQPQAHQPIQPQPPVHPIQPLPPQPPLPPMFPIQPLPPMLPDLPLEAWPATDKTKREEVD
- the AMELX gene encoding amelogenin, X isoform isoform X3, whose amino-acid sequence is MSIFAKTFFEKCQLLFQGHQDMGTWILFACLLGAAFAMPVLTPLKWYQNMIRHPYPSYGYEPMGGWLHHQIIPVLSQQNPPNHALQPHHHIPMMPAQQPVVPQQPMMPVPGQHSMTPTQHHQPNLPLPAQQPFQPQPVQPQAHQPIQPQPPVHPIQPLPPQPPLPPMFPIQPLPPMLPDLPLEAWPATDKTKREEVD
- the AMELX gene encoding amelogenin, X isoform isoform X1 — protein: MSIFAKTFFEKCQLLFQGHQDMGTWILFACLLGAAFAMPLPPHPGHPGYINFSYEVLTPLKWYQNMIRHPYPSYGYEPMGGWLHHQIIPVLSQQNPPNHALQPHHHIPMMPAQQPVVPQQPMMPVPGQHSMTPTQHHQPNLPLPAQQPFQPQPVQPQAHQPIQPQPPVHPIQPLPPQPPLPPMFPIQPLPPMLPDLPLEAWPATDKTKREEVVSSA